The Ananas comosus cultivar F153 linkage group 2, ASM154086v1, whole genome shotgun sequence genome contains a region encoding:
- the LOC109706345 gene encoding centromere-associated protein E isoform X1 encodes MDKNKSRTDLLAAGRKKFQQYRKKKDNKGGSSSQGGKPSSKKAEKDPDPDTDELAKITEQESVDADAVSAGKLDPPIAVQCAESDHACVAGDDSNGVREDRKDLTEEASVEPSVDSRGSRSDIEIDREDAEHSGLEKFSDVDLDIGTSMVDKQSNGVLVNVSEEEVLVNAIEEEVGALQPSSGLTDDSVNKVSNLKEMNDEELGPKCPNENSDSVVIREGGSDTLESFQLGRPQAENGLLGTSEAIQPMDINVLGDRVVIQHMDSEISEENCKNTSLEEDKEAAISSEFTSHDGLEEKVEDFFSCSVTHEPTTEHSVDEQRGGNADDHRGKESANEETTLPQPLLLEPLGAQSESIWELEKTVDVLSPGEKVEDVKEDQTLLMSDFMRSDLKEGSFGDGIESIRRHLYVTNIDRHYLQLLLDEQTDINLDIVRHYSVEVSKLRALVKETGESKRMVDEELSLCNSELQALKIEKEELEISYASAKQEIVACSNRCLELQHKLEFSEQELESVSAELASCRTLLEALHLENTKFEEEKAFLYSENSKLASLLLEKEERLLLAFDKNKQLESNVKETWTHFEQLIEENLDLFISLDMYKVKIEELANDSSMLAPEACKVTDSNNSHVDGEASNAQDPLVQKVDDEEVGNSGILRVLKGHIEEAKSILENVEKSIHGMHSHSTSLSRRATASGVSKLIQAFELKTNQIDDPSEEAQTNSLKQSDDSYSLSKEQTRLLGDKLKQMELYLGKLEVNLLDEFSSRELVKKFETETEALGKQNNVLQVKVDELVGLLGNYEERIGVLQVQFDHMHRGAISEGERLSSTTEMLQKEVHERVSVLRNERDSLKGLIVEAIEKLSSSTGSLVPKDLDVGINMLTLIDAATKLIQSLHEKLDAAQVNHDFLSTSYVELNKIVADLHGRNELATGQVKKMCYSLSELLHDSCEDIHEIETYENSAEAQEALYIHYEGFLEHLRKMLAERLVLLSKNNEVEASLLNKTEEFEELKLRSNALSEKANELCHVKSKLESILMSKIVAFGEPNTSSFVLAKELDENDVVVENSDNEESKLLNSLFSRLEASLALHYQKYEEAIEQINLLSASNIQLETEMQVLKGSLNKLEEALEASHSVLNLKVSELEQSEQRVSSLKEKLSIAVAKGKGLVVQRDSLKQSLMEKSSELEKCLQELQSKEAHFKEVEAKLKSYSEADRIEALESELSYIRNSATALRDSFLLKDSVLQKIEEVLEDLDFPEHFHSRDIVEKVELLSKMAAANSLPLTEWDQKNSMGGSHSDRDDVQMSSLSGLEELRSRYDELQRKFYGLAEHNDMLEQSLVERNSLIQKWEEVLNRISMPPQLKSLEPEDRIEWLANTLSEVQRERDALQSKIENLEVSSEMLTEVLNQIDIPPHLKTMEPGDRIEWLASTLSDVQKERDALQSKIESLEDSSEMLIVDLEESHKKISELTAEILAIKTQKDFFSESLEKLRFEYLALSERAVQDEIDRGNLQKELAELHEKMVEKIGNDEIYKLIDLINNAFPDGDSLDVLSGSTATEYLEALLQEFINKYKTLSSSRFVNKVSEEVVSEDRNLVVDTGASSEADLDDNEQKLMPLRLELDEATRTLDLVKGERDQAVEKFQPLVLEIEELSKERDILHEKCRSLELEVETVSKQRDGLKEQLIQEEQKTASTREKLNVAVRKGKGLVQQRDSLKQSIEEMNAVLEKLKSKHDQQIKALESEKSLLMNRLAEREQILNDNKLTLNKFLTALHSIDAGGDCNTIDPVQKIEEIVKFCHDLSKKVASSEAEAQKSKKAAELLLNELNEVQERADILQEELASTEATIIEFSRQRDALEAARTDALHRLEQVNLNHSQERKETAYYLSELHSSIDQLRKVCFDISSCVVNVFTREVDFIAYVETLMDSASKQIDSAHFVELPVVSFNGFCSSNPMNEKSHSSDALFNVNIHGSDDSSIVEHVATVHNAVIECMSEFDHLKRNVDHHTSSIDQHAMRLLKSVEFVQTKVASEKEKTVSLKRDLLGLESHMKEKEAESFSTQKNLSLLYEACSTSLAEIGSLTSGESLRNTGHLISLTDNEIRLIADRLMATIKGISNKSEITELQRQLQEKDIQMNQICTELVSQIRDAETVAKKFSVDLDYAKEKIHNLEKQIEAKENDKRILEQRVKELEGMEALSTELQVKFKSLTDVLTAKDQEIEGLMQALDEEETQMEELDKRKRELEGLVQEKDFTLKSLEVSRAKTVAKLSTTVNKFDELHNLSETLIAEVENLQSQLQGRDSEISFLRQEVTKSTNDLLALQEANKKYSSEIDDLLGWLDKMVLIFGLNVKISDGSEGTSQVHVYKNILDKQIVSVITELNDLRVSVQNKDALLQIERGRVEELLHRSEALETSLRQKEQSSSRTLVPSEIEQVRDKLNPGAVVAHVRSGRKVNNDQVAISIDTENDDHSLHDDDDDKAHGFKSLVMSRFVPRATRPISDRIDGIWVSGDRLLMRQPTLRLGVLIYWIALHALLASFI; translated from the exons ATGGATAAGAACAAGAGCCGCACCGATCTCCTAGCCGCAGGCCGCAAGAAG TTTCAACAATATAGAAAGAAGAAGGATAATAAGGGAGGGAGTAGTAGCCAAGGAGGGAAACCCTCGAGCAAGAAGGCCGAGAAAGATCCTGATCCTGACACCGACGAGCTGGCGAAGATCACTGAGCAAGAATCTGTTGACGCCGATGCCGTGAGTGCTGGTAAATTGGACCCGCCCATTGCTGTACAGTGTGCGGAATCGGATCATGCTTGCGTTGCCGGAGACGACAGCAATGGAGTCAGAGAAGATAGGAAAGATCTGACAGAAGAGGCATCCGTCGAGCCTTCGGTTGATAGCAGAGGCTCGAGATCTGATATTGAGATAGATCGCGAG GATGCTGAACATTCTGGATTGGAGAAATTCTCTGATGTGGATTTGGATATTGGAACCTCAATGGTGGATAAACAAAGTAATGGAGTTCTTGTAAATGTTTCTGAAGAGGAAGTTCTTGTAAATGCTATTGAAGAGGAAGTTGGTGCTTTGCAGCCTAGTTCAGGCCTAACTGATGACAGTGTGAATAAAGTTTCTAATCTCAAAGAGATGAATGATGAAGAATTGGGTCCTAAATGTCCAAATGAGAACTCGGATAGTGTAGTGATTAGAGAGGGGGGAAGTGATACTCTTGAAAGTTTTCAACTCGGGAGGCCTCAAGCAGAAAATGGGTTGTTGGGTACTTCTGAAGCAATTCAGCCGATGGACATAAATGTTTTGGGTGACCGTGTTGTGATTCAGCATATGGACTCGGAAATTTCTGAAGAGAATTGCAAGAATACTTCTCTTGAAGAAGACAAGGAAGCTGCGATTTCATCGGAATTTACTTCCCATGATGGACTTGAGGAAAAGGTCGAAGATTTCTTTTCATGCTCAGTTACTCATGAACCCACAACAGAACATAGTGTTGATGAACAAAGAGGCGGCAATGCTGATGACCATAGAGGCAAAGAAAGTGCTAACGAAGAAACCACCTTGCCACAGCCTCTTCTACTGGAGCCTCTGGGTGCTCAATCTGAGTCAATCTGGGAGCTTGAGAAAACAGTGGATGTGCTATCACCTGGAGAGAAGGTGGAAGATGTTAAAGAAGACCAAACCTTACTGATGTCGGATTTTATGCGTAGTGATTTAAAAGAAGGTAGCTTTGGTGATGGAATTGAGAGCATCAGAAGGCATCTTTATGTGACAAATATTGATAGACATTATCTACAGTTGCTGCTAGATGAGCAGACAGATATAAACTTGGATATTGTCCGGCATTATTCTGTTGAAGTGTCCAAGCTCCGGGCATTGGTTAAAGAAACTGGAGAAAGCAAAAGAATGGTGGACGAGGAGCTTTCTCTCTGTAATTCTGAGCTTCAAGCATTGAAAATTGAAAAGGAGGAACTTGAGATTAGCTATGCCTCTGCAAAACAGGAAATAGTGGCATGCAGTAATAGATGTTTGGAGTTGCAGCACAAACTGGAATTCTCCGAACAAGAACTTGAAAGTGTTTCAGCTGAACTAGCTAGTTGTAGAACTTTGTTGGAAGCTTTACATCTGGAGAATACAAAATTTGAGGAGGAGAAAGCTTTTTTGTACAGTGAGAATTCAAAACTTGCATCTTTGTTGTTGGAAAAAGAGGAGAGGTTGCTTCTTGCATTTGATAAGAATAAGCAATTGGAGTCAAATGTAAAAGAAACGTGGACTCATTTTGAGCAACTCATTGAGGAGAATTTGGATTTGTTTATCAGCTTAGATATGTACAAAGTCAAAATAGAAGAATTGGCTAATGATAGTTCTATGCTGGCACCAGAAGCCTGCAAGGTTACTGATTCTAATAATTCTCATGTGGATGGTGAAGCTAGCAACGCACAAGATCCACTGGTTCAAAAAGTTGATGACGAAGAGGTTGGTAATTCTGGAATTTTGAGGGTTCTAAAGGGGCACATAGAAGAGGCAAAAAGTATATTGGAAAATGTTGAAAAGTCAATTCACGGAATGCACTCTCACTCCACTTCCCTTTCTAGGAGAGCCACAGCCTCTGGCGTGTCAAAACTTATTCAAGCCTTCGAGTTGAAAACTAATCAGATTGATGATCCATCAGAGGAGGCACAGACAAACAGTCTAAAGCAGTCAGATGATTCATACTCATTATCTAAGGAGCAAACACGCCTTCTTGGGGACAAATTGAAGCAGATGGAATTATATCTGGGAAAGCTTGAAGTAAATTTGTTGGATGAATTTAGTAGCAGGGAACTCGTGAAAAAGTTTGAGACGGAGACTGAAGCACTAGGGAAACAGAATAATGTCCTTCAGGTAAAAGTTGATGAGCTTGTTGGACTTCTTGGCAATTATGAAGAAAGAATTGGTGTTCTGCAGGTGCAATTTGATCATATGCATCGAGGTGCAATCAGTGAGGGTGAAAGGCTTTCAAGCACAACTGAAATGTTGCAGAAGGAAGTGCATGAGAGGGTTTCTGTTCTCAGAAATGAGAGGGATTCTTTAAAAGGGTTGATTGTTGAGGCGATTGAAAAGCTTAGCTCATCAACTGGATCACTGGTTCCCAAAGATTTAGATGTTGGTATAAATATGTTGACTTTGATTGATGCTGCAACAAAGTTGATCCAGAGCCTTCATGAGAAGTTAGATGCTGCTCAAGTGAATCAtgattttctaagtacttcctATGTGGAACTGAATAAGATAGTTGCTGATTTACACGGAAGGAATGAGCTTGCAACTGGGCAAGTGAAGAAAATGTGCTATAGCCTTTCAGAACTTTTGCATGACTCGTGCGAAGACATACATGAAATTGAGACCTATGAAAATTCTGCAGAAGCCCAAGAAGCTTTGTACATTCACTACGAAGGATTTCTTGAGCATTTGCGAAAGATGCTGGCTGAGAGGCTTGTGCTTCTGTCCAAAAATAATGAGGTAGAGGCAAGTCTATTGAACAAAACTGAAGAATTTGAAGAGCTGAAATTGAGATCTAATGCTTTGAGTGAGAAGGCAAATGAGCTTTGTCATGTCAAAAGCAAGCTTGAATCGATTTTGATGAGTAAAATTGTAGCTTTTGGAGAACCCAACACTAGTTCCTTTGTTTTGGCCAAGGAATTGGATGAAAATGATGTAGTTGTTGAAAATTCTGACAATGAAGAGAGTAAATTGCTTAATTCCTTATTTTCACGTCTGGAAGCATCACTTGCTTTGCATTATCAGAAATATGAAGAGGCAATTGAGCAAATTAACTTGCTAAGTGCCTCAAATATTCAGCTAGAGACCGAAATGCAAGTTCTCAAAGGCAGTTTGAATAAGCTGGAGGAGGCCCTTGAAGCTTCTCATTCTGTGCTGAATCTCAAAGTATCTGAACTCGAGCAATCAGAACAGAGGGTTTCTTCTCTCAAAGAGAAGCTCAGCATTGCTGTTGCAAAAGGTAAAGGATTAGTTGTTCAGCGAGACAGTCTTAAGCAGTCTTTGATGGAGAAGTCCAGCGAACTCGAGAAGTGTTTACAAGAACTGCAGTCGAAAGAAGCACATTTCAAAGAAGTCGAGGCAAAGCTCAAGTCCTATTCCGAAGCAGATCGAATTGAGGCCTTAGAGTCTGAACTATCTTACATTAGGAATTCTGCTACTGCTTTAAGGGACTCTTTTCTTCTTAAAGACTCTGTTCTACAGAAAATCGAAGAGGTCTTAGAAGATTTGGATTTTCCAGAGCATTTTCATTCAAGAGACATTGTAGAGAAAGTTGAGCTGCTGTCCAAAATGGCTGCTGCTAATTCTCTTCCGCTAACTGAGTGGGACCAGAAAAATTCCATGGGTGGGTCCCATTCTGATAGAGATGATGTGCAAATGAGTTCATTATCTGGGCTTGAGGAATTACGAAGTAGATATGATGAGCTCCAGAGAAAATTCTATGGTTTGGCCGAGCACAATGACATGTTGGAGCAGTCTCTCGTAGAGAGGAACAGCCTTATACAGAAATGGGAAGAGGTTCTCAATCGAATTAGTATGCCACCACAACTGAAATCATTGGAGCCTGAAGATAGAATTGAATGGTTAGCAAATACACTCTCGGAGGTCCAAAGAGAAAGAGATGCATTGCAATCAAAGATTGAGAATCTTGAGGTGTCATCCGAAATGCTAACGGAGGTTCTAAATCAAATTGATATACCACCACATTTGAAAACAATGGAGCCAGGAGATAGAATTGAATGGTTAGCCAGTACACTCTCTGATGTTCAAAAGGAAAGAGATGCACTGCAATCAAAGATTGAGAGTCTTGAGGACTCATCTGAAATGTTAATAGTGGACTTGGAAGAGTCACATAAGAAAATATCTGAGCTCACTGCAGAGATTTTAGCTATTAAAACCCAAAAGGATTTCTTTTCTGAGAGTTTGGAAAAATTGAGGTTTGAATATCTAGCGTTATCAGAGAGAGCTGTTCAAGATGAGATTGACAGAGGTAACTTGCAAAAAGAGCTGGCAGAGTTGCATGAAAAAATGGTCGAAAAAATTGGGAATGATGAGATATACAAACTAATTGATTTGATTAACAATGCATTCCCAGACGGTGATAGTCTTGACGTTCTCTCCGGTAGTACTGCTACTGAGTATTTGGAAGCATTATTACAGGAGTTTATAAATAAGTACAAAACCCTATCTTCATCAAGATTCGTAAACAAAGTTTCTGAAGAGGTGGTTTCAGAAGACAGAAATTTGGTTGTAGATACAGGTGCTTCCTCAGAAGCTGATCTGGATGACAATGAGCAGAAATTAATGCCTTTAAGGTTAGAATTAGATGAAGCCACCCGTACTCTAGATTTAGTGAAAGGGGAGAGGGATCAGGCTGTGGAGAAGTTCCAACCTTTAGTATTGGAAATTGAGGAATTAAGTAAAGAAAGAGACATATTGCATGAGAAGTGTCGATCCTTGGAGTTGGAAGTAGAGACAGTGAGTAAACAGAGAGACGGTTTAAAAGAACAGTTAATTCAGGAGGAGCAGAAGACTGCCTCTACGAGAGAGAAACTAAATGTTGCTGTTCGAAAGGGAAAGGGGCTGGTGCAACAAAGAGATAGCTTGAAACAGTCCATTGAAGAGATGAATGCTGTATTAGAAAAACTAAAGAGCAAGCATGATCAACAAATAAAAGCCCTAGAATCTGAGAAGTCTTTGTTGATGAATAGATTGGCCGAGAGAGAGCAGATTTTGAATGACAATAAGCTGACTCTGAATAAATTCTTAACAGCTTTGCACTCTATTGATGCAGGTGGGGATTGTAATACCATTGATCCTGTGCAGAAAATAGAGGAAATTGTAAAGTTCTGTCACGATCTTAGTAAAAAAGTAGCTTCTTCTGAAGCTGAAGCACAGAAGTCTAAAAAAGCTGCTGAGCTGCTACTGAACGAGTTAAATGAAGTACAGGAAAGGGCTGATATCCTCCAGGAGGAGCTGGCCAGCACAGAAGCTACCATCATAGAATTTTCTAGACAAAGAGATGCTTTAGAGGCTGCGAGAACTGATGCTCTTCATCGTCTTGAACAAGTTAATTTGAATCATTCacaggaaagaaaagaaacagcaTACTATTTATCCGAGTTGCACTCTTCAATTGACCAGCTTAGAAAAGTCTGCTTTGATATTTCAAGTTGCGTTGTCAATGTTTTTACGAGGGAGGTGGACTTTATCGCCTATGTCGAGACACTCATGGATTCAGCTAGTAAGCAGATCGACAGTGCACATTTTGTTGAGTTACCGGTTGTATCATTTAATGGCTTCTGCTCAAGCAATCCAATGAATGAG AAGTCCCATTCTTCTGATGCTCTCTTCAATGTCAACATCCATGGATCTGATGATAGCTCAATAGTTGAGCATGTTGCTACTGTTCACAATGCAGTGATTGAATGTATGAGCGAATTTGACCATTTGAAAAGAAACGTTGACCATCACACCTCTTCGATTGACCAGCATGCAATGCGGCTGTTAAAATCAGTTGAGTTTGTACAAACAAAAGTTGCTTCTGAGAAGGAAAAGACAGTGTCTTTGAAAAGAGACTTACTGGGGTTAGAATCACacatgaaagaaaaagaagctgAAAGTTTTTCAACACAGAAGAACTTATCTTTGTTGTATGAAGCATGTAGCACTTCACTTGCTGAGATTGGGAGTTTGACTTCTGGAGAGAGCTTAAGAAATACTGGCCATTTGATTTCACTTACTGACAATGAAATTAGATTGATTGCTGATAGGTTAATGGCCACTATTAAGGGCATAAGCAATAAAAGTGAGATAACTGAGTTACAGAGACAATTGCAAGAAAAGGATATCCAAATGAATCAGATCTGCACGGAACTTGTTTCACAGATAAGGGATGCTGAGACTGTTGCAAAGAAGTTCTCTGTTGATCTTGATTATGCGAAagaaaaaattcataatttagaaAAGCAGATTGAAGCTAAAGAGAATGATAAACGGATTTTAGAGCAAAGAGTAAAGGAGCTAGAAGGTATGGAGGCTTTGTCGACTGAGTTGcaagtaaaatttaaatctttgaCCGATGTATTAACTGCCAAAGATCAAG AAATAGAGGGTCTTATGCAAGCACTTGATGAAGAAGAAACACAGATGGAAGAATTGGACAAAAGGAAGAGAGAACTTGAGGGCTTGGTTCAAGAAAAGGATTTCACATTGAAGAGTCTAGAAGTTTCTCGGGCCAAGACTGTAGCAAAGCTCTCCACAACCGTAAACAAATTTGATGAGTTACATAATCTCTCTGAAACCCTAATTGCTGAGGTAGAAAACCTTCAATCCCAATTGCAAGGGCGTGACTCGGAGATCTCATTTCTGCGGCAGGAGGTAACTAAGAGTACCAACGATCTTTTGGCCTTACAAGAGGCTAACAAGAAATATTCATCTGAGATTGATGATTTACTAGGATGGTTGGATAAGATGGTATTAATTTTTGGGTTGAATGTTAAGATTTCGGATGGCTCTGAGGGCACCAGTCAAGTTCAcgtgtataaaaatatattggaTAAGCAAATAGTGTCTGTTATTACCGAGTTGAACGATCTGCGGGTTTCTGTTCAGAATAAAGATGCTTTGCTTCAGATTGAAAGAGGAAGAGTGGAGGAGCTGTTGCATCGATCTGAAGCTCTTGAGACTTCTTTGCGCCAGAAGGAACAATCCAGCAGTAGGACATTGGTGCCTTCAGAGATTGAACAAGTG AGAGACAAGCTAAACCCAGGTGCAGTCGTCGCACATGTCCGCAGCGGGCGCAAAGTCAACAATGACCAAGTAGCTATATCTATCGACACAGAAAATGATGATCATTCATTgcatgatgacgatgatgataaAG CACATGGTTTCAAGTCTCTCGTTATGTCACGTTTTGTTCCAAGAGCTACTCGACCTATATCTGACAGAATTGATGGAATATG GGTATCAGGTGATCGATTACTAATGAGACAACCTACGCTACGGCTTGGTGTTTTGATATATTGGATTGCCTTGCATGCATTACTGGCGAGTTTCATTTGA